The following proteins come from a genomic window of Aquimarina sp. MAR_2010_214:
- a CDS encoding AraC family ligand binding domain-containing protein codes for MTNEIFGAHYFHVKNQEIFESDLNQLYFFTSYIGLQKIKVEKGDCVYYFDSELKEVKVQKGPCTINSKYLATVIRGYMHPNASFSLEGVTTLPYVNGCSTKQLFPPIRLGDPTLQYLKMPPFSKEQEHHIHSTFRVVLIVEGVGKSIVGIENRNIVTDLEPGSVCILEPMCPHHFETDTEKPLIAIPLHIYSSVGALEKNHPMFNGTVMI; via the coding sequence ATGACGAACGAAATATTTGGAGCACATTATTTTCATGTAAAAAATCAAGAAATATTTGAGAGTGATCTAAATCAGCTTTATTTTTTTACTTCCTATATAGGGTTGCAAAAAATAAAAGTAGAAAAGGGAGATTGTGTTTATTATTTTGATAGTGAGTTAAAAGAGGTAAAAGTACAGAAAGGACCTTGTACAATAAATTCAAAATATTTAGCAACTGTAATCAGAGGGTATATGCACCCTAATGCTAGTTTTTCTTTAGAAGGAGTTACTACGCTACCTTATGTTAATGGATGTTCTACGAAACAATTGTTTCCTCCTATAAGGTTAGGAGACCCTACATTACAATACCTTAAGATGCCTCCTTTTAGCAAAGAACAAGAGCATCATATTCATTCAACCTTTCGGGTTGTTCTAATCGTAGAAGGGGTAGGAAAAAGTATTGTGGGAATAGAAAACAGAAATATAGTAACAGATTTAGAACCGGGTTCGGTATGTATATTAGAACCAATGTGCCCACATCATTTTGAAACGGATACTGAAAAACCATTAATAGCAATACCCTTGCATATTTATTCCTCAGTAGGTGCGTTAGAAAAAAATCACCCAATGTTTAACGGTACTGTAATGATATAA